The following DNA comes from Macaca thibetana thibetana isolate TM-01 chromosome 14, ASM2454274v1, whole genome shotgun sequence.
CAGCCTGCCCCTCCTCCCGCAGCCCACAGCTGTGGCACCGCCCCACCCCTCACCCTACACTGCCTACCATTGGCTAGCGCAAGGGCCCCGCCCCACAGAGGCGGCCTGCCATTGGCTGAAGTCTTTCCTGTTTGCGCCCttgttggggtgggggaggcgTCCCTCCCTGGACCCCAGCGACTTCCTCTCTCGGTTTGTCTGGGTCATCTTGTCTGCCTGCCGCTGGCCTGGCCCCGTCTGTCTCTCTCAGCAGCTGTCTTTCTCGCGCCCACTGGCCGGTCTCTCCTCTTCCCCGCAGtcgcctccttcctctgcctgccTGGGTGGCCGCCATGGGCCGGAAGCGGCTCATCACTGATTCCTACCCGGTTGTGAAAAGGAGGGAGGGGCCCGCTGGGCACAGCAAGGGGGAGCTGGCATCCGAGCTAGGTCTCTGACgtgtgagggaggcaggaggagtggaCACGGAGGGGCCTAGAGGACGTGGGCAGAGGGGCAGATGGAAGGGGAAAGGTGGCCTGTCCTCCCCTCCCGACACCAGGTCTAGCTGCGGGGTGGCAGAGGCAAAGGGGTGGTGAGGAAGGCTGGGAGGTGAGgggcaggagactgaggccagccTCGCACTGAAGAGCAGCTGTCATTGCAGGGGAGGAGCCCCAGCCCCGCGACGAGGAGGAAGCGGAGCTGGAGCTGCTGAGGCAGTTTGACCTGGCCTGGCAGTACGGGCCCTGCACCGGTGAGAACCCACCCAGCCCCACGGAGGTGCCTCTCCCAGCCAGTCCCGTCACCCACACGTCTCTGAAGTCACCCAAGCGCTTGCGTGACTCTGACCCTCAGGCACTGTCTCCCCTGAACACACACATTCTCCAGCTCAGACTCTACCCCACCCCCAACAAGGCTCCAGAGTCTTCTTCCTACCCTGGCAGGGATCACACGGCTGCAGCGCTGGTGTCGGGCCAAGCAGATGGGCTTGGAGCCTCCCCCAGAGGTGTGGGAGGTGCTGAAGACCCACCCCGGAGATCCCCGCTTCCAGTGCAGGTCAGAGACAGGCCGGGAGGGCTTTCAGGGGAGCCAGGGCCTTCTCCAGGCACCGTCACCCTGCTGTCCTGACCTGAGGGAGAAATGGATGGAGGGTTGAAGGGCCTTGCTGAACAGGCAAGAAGGAGGACACGCTActgtaataattctttttttttttttgacacagagtctcgctctgtcgcccaggctggagtgtagtggcgcgatcttggctcactgcaagctccgcctcccgggttcacaccattctcctgcctcagcctcccgagtagctgggactacaggcgcccgccaccacgcccggctaattttgtttttgtatttttagtagagatggggtttcactgtgttagccaggatggtcttgatctcctgacctcgtgatccacccgcctcgacctcccaaagtgctgggattacaggcatgagccaccgcacccggccaataattCTTACCTCCACAAGCTAGTCGGGGGCAAAGGTACACCCAGGAACCAAGGAACTATCTATTTAAAACCAAGGGGTTTCCCAAGGACTATGGGCATGGCCAAGAATAGCTGGTGAAATCAGATCCAGGGACTCAACAACTgaccctttccctctctctctctctctctctctctctctctctctctctctgggatatccctccctcccaccccatcttCTACAGCCTCTGGCATCTCTATCCCCTATGAGGCACCACGTATGACCTCCTGCCCTTGGCTCTCTTGCTCATCACCCAAGAATCTCAGGACAGAAGCAAGAGCCCATTGCTCCTGCTCAGCTCAGCCCCGCTGCGGAGGAACCCTTGGCAGGCAGAACCTGGAGGTGTCAGAGGCTCAACTCCTCCATCTAACCAGCAGGCTCTCAGAGCCCCCCTGGAAGAGCCTGTGCAGCTGAAGCAGAGTGCTTCTAGATGGAGAGTGGTCACTGGGGAAAAGGACCTGGACATCACCTTCCAGTACCTGCTGCCTGTCTCCCTGACCCATGGTGTGGCAAGTTAGGCACAGCCAGACGTGGACAGTTGATCCATGAGGCAAAGATGCTGTCCCACCTATGGCTAGGAATCAGAGCAGGACTGGCTGAGCTCCCAGGGCAAGGGGTTCACTAATGCTTACCAATAAAGAATATTAAGCCTGGAATCCTGACCTTCAGTCCTTTACTGTGGCCCTGCTTTGACTGGCAGTCCCTAGCAAGTTAGGAGATGGGAGAACCACCACCACAGTTCTTTTCCTTCAAGAAAGTCCTAGGCCTGAGAGGGAGAAGACATAGACAGCTTAAGAGATGGATCAAGTCCTCTAAGAGCTGAGCGACCTCTCGTGCCCCCTGGTGGCCCACAGGGAAACTACTCACGACTCACCTTCCTGGAGCAGCCAGGGAAAACCTACCTGACCCGCCAGCCACCTGGCTTGCTAAGCAGTGCCCACTTCACAAACATGGGTGCTTTGCCAGAGAAGGACCTTTGGGGTCCATGGCGCATGAAGTCCAAACATATCTATACATTCCCAGCAAGCACCTCTGGCTTCCCACATCAGGGACCACCTTGATCaaagcagggctggggagggtcTCAACTTGCAGGACCTGCTCAGACATGGCCATCATCTGAGGGGCTTTGGTAAGAAAttgatggctgggcgtggtggctcacgcctgtaattccagcactttgggaggcccaggcgggcggatcacgaggtcaagagatggagaccatcatggctaacaaggtgaaaccctgtctctactaaaaatacaaaaaattagccgggtgtggtgacaagcgcctgtagttccagctattcagaaggctgaggcaggagaatggtgtgaacccgggaggcagagctggcagtgagctgatactgtgccactgcactccagcctgggtgacagagggagactcctcaaaaaaaaaaaaaaaaaaaaaaaaaaggctgggcacagtggctcacgcctgtaatcccagcactttgggaggccaaggcggatggatcacgaggtcaagagatcgagactatcctggctaacacggtgaaaccccatctctactaaaaatacaaaaaattagccgggcatggtggcgggcacctgtagtcccagctacttgagaggctgaggcagaagaatggcatgaacccaggaagcggagcttgcagtgagccgagatcacaccactgcactccagcctgggcaactaagcaagactctgtctcaaaaaaaaagaaaaaagaaactgacgGTGCTGGGGGATGGAGAACTGGCTGGAGCCAGAAACAATGCTCAGGAGACCCGGGGTCAGGGTATGACATGGAGAATAGAGTCAGTAACTGCTTCTGTAGCATTACCTTCATCTACTGTAGCAGCCCTCCATCCTGGGGGCAGATGGAGGCAGCACTAGTAACTTGTTGGAAACAGGCCTAGAGAGCAGCTAAGTGGCCTGTGTAGCCCCTGTCTTACTGAGCACTGATCATGTTTCGGGtactttaaatgtattatctCGAATCCTCCTAAAAAACCTTCCAGGTAAGTTTTACCGAGAGGGGAACTGAAACTAAGAAAGGTTAAGTAAAGTTGTCCAAAAGCACACAGCAGGCAAGAGGCAGTGCAGTGACCAGGGGCCACTTGCATTAAGCTCTTCCAGTCTATGCCACAGCTCCCACCCAGCTGctgagcactcactatgtgccaggcaccaaaGGTCCCCTTGGGGTGTTACTAATGGTCAGGAGATGGACAAAAACAAACACGTAAGTTAATTATGTCAGGTAGCAGTCAGTAGTAAGCAAAATCAGAGTTGAGATCAGAAAGGGTCCAAGGATGCCAGGGCGCTATGTTAGAGAGACTGGTCAGGGAAGGCCCTCTGCTAAGGtggcatttgagcagagacctgaagaaaggaagggagcaaGGTCTGCACCTGAGTGTTCCAGACAGAAGGAGCAACAAGGAGAAGCTCCCTGAGGGAGGAGTGTTTCCAGCCTGTTCCAGGAAAGGCACTGAGGAGGCCAGTGAGGCTGGGGGCCAGGGAGCAAGGAAGGGTAGTGGGAATTGAGAGCAGACAGGCAACAGGCTGGTCCCTAGGGCCATGATAAGAAATCTGGATTTGATTCTGAGTGAGAGGGGAAGATACTGGAGGGCTTAAGGTCAATAAATGACAGAGTCAGCTGATGTTTAGAAAACATTACtctgaaggccgggcgcggtggctcaagcctgtaatcccagcactttgggaggccgaggcgggcggatcacaaggtcaggagatcgagaccacagtgaaaccccgtctctactaaaaatacaaaaaattagccgggcgcggtggcgagcgcctgtagtcctagctactcaggaggctgaggcaggagaatggcgtgaacccaggaggcggagcttgcagtgagccgagatcgcgccactgcactccagcctgggcaacagcgtgagactccgtctcaaaaaaaaaaaaaaaaaaaaaaaaaaaacattactcTGTTGGTGGAAAACAAGATTGTGGAGCTGGGGAAAACAGAGGTAGCAAAACCACTCAGGAGGCCTCTGAAGTTGGCCTCATGAGAGTTGAGCTTGATCTGGACCAGCATGAGGAGGTGAAGTGGCCAGGTACACTCTGTATTTTGAAGGAAGAGCTGACTGGCAGGACTTGCCTATAGGACTGTGGGATTTAAGAGGCAGGAGCCAAGGATAACTCCAAAGGTTTTGGTTTGGGTGACTGGAAGGACAGAGTTCTCATTACTAAGATGGGAAAACTTGTGGGAAGGGTGGGGTGGGAATCTGGAGATCCATCTTAGACATGCTGAAGTATCTGTGCCACTTCCAAGGGGACACGGGGTATAGGCAGTGGATATGTAAGTCTCGGATTCTGAGGCATTCTaggtttaaaatataaacttgggAATCTTTTAGATGGCCTTGAAAGCCGCAACAGTGGATGAGATCCCCGGAGTGAGTGTAGAGAGAGAAGTAGTCTGAGAGATCCAGTAGGGAGAGAACCTGAGGTTACAGGAGATGAGAAGGCAGTTGTGTGAGTGAGATCTTTGTGAGGGTGAGTAGGGCCAGGAACCAGGATACGCAAAGAGGGTGGCCTTCTGTAGACACATGCACTGTGACAGGAAGGGAGACAGAGAACATGAGAGGAGTGTCAGGTAGGGGGATATATTTGGGGATGGGAATATTCAAGAATCAGATATTTACTAAGAGCCTGGCGCTGCTGGGAGGGCTCTGATGTTTACTAAGTGCCTATCCATGCCATCTGCTAAGTGAAATGCTGCACACATGTTATCTAGTTGAATCCTGAGAACAATCTCATTAGGGAAGTACTATccatgttttacagataaggaaaccaaggctgagAGGAAAAGTGCCTTGCTCAAT
Coding sequences within:
- the POLD4 gene encoding DNA polymerase delta subunit 4 isoform X1, coding for MGRKRLITDSYPVVKRREGPAGHSKGELASELGEEPQPRDEEEAELELLRQFDLAWQYGPCTASGISIPYEAPRMTSCPWLSCSSPKNLRTEARAHCSCSAQPRCGGTLGRQNLEVSEAQLLHLTSRLSEPPWKSLCS
- the POLD4 gene encoding DNA polymerase delta subunit 4 isoform X2, which gives rise to MGRKRLITDSYPVVKRREGPAGHSKGELASELGEEPQPRDEEEAELELLRQFDLAWQYGPCTGITRLQRWCRAKQMGLEPPPEVWEVLKTHPGDPRFQCSLWHLYPL